The following are from one region of the Paracoccus sp. S3-43 genome:
- a CDS encoding alpha/beta hydrolase, which translates to MSKTLIVPGLDGSPAPHWQDWWARTDPNAMIVDLPDPRRPVREAWEATLAEMVLRHPGSILVGHSLGSVLIAQMLDRWAGLRVRGAVLVAPADPLAGFEDCKRIRRFGPLPERALDVPAVVVASRNDPWMSFGRCQDLADDLGADLIDLGHAGHINVASGFGPWPGGKVIRDGLLDRTARPSMLRRLLSQATAPRRVPVAGA; encoded by the coding sequence ATGTCCAAGACTCTGATCGTTCCCGGTCTTGACGGATCGCCCGCGCCGCATTGGCAGGACTGGTGGGCGCGCACCGATCCGAACGCGATGATCGTCGATCTGCCCGACCCTCGCCGCCCCGTGCGCGAGGCGTGGGAGGCGACGCTGGCCGAAATGGTCCTGCGCCATCCGGGCAGCATCCTGGTCGGCCATTCGCTGGGATCGGTGCTGATCGCGCAGATGCTGGACCGCTGGGCGGGGCTGCGGGTGCGCGGCGCCGTCCTGGTGGCCCCCGCCGATCCGCTGGCGGGGTTCGAGGATTGCAAGCGCATCCGCCGCTTCGGGCCGCTGCCGGAACGGGCGCTGGACGTGCCTGCGGTCGTGGTGGCCAGCCGCAACGATCCCTGGATGTCCTTCGGCCGCTGTCAGGATCTGGCCGACGACCTGGGGGCGGATCTGATCGACTTGGGCCATGCGGGGCATATCAACGTCGCCTCGGGTTTTGGGCCGTGGCCAGGGGGCAAGGTGATCCGCGACGGGCTGCTGGACCGGACCGCCCGGCCGTCGATGCTGCGCAGGTTGCTGAGCCAGGCAACGGCCCCGCGCCGGGTGCCGGTGGCAGGTGCATGA